In Spirobacillus cienkowskii, a genomic segment contains:
- a CDS encoding RHS repeat-associated core domain-containing protein — MGKGFRGSVSENQDKLFFTANNYVYSSTEKKLAADQKMLETERTYNHYHLLLSEKTKLNGNLIFLKEYDYPEWQSKNFDSLDENYNLPVQIKATYFNRNNLRTEVSKFAYDNFGNLVRQELPNGIVKEYSYLSQDETFNKMTHLLKQEKQYSINDNKVKIIENKYINIKNYNNNYIQLLEEKIYVVSSINCANDDKNCDFLYRKENFIYNLDFNKNNFFTLPNKVVVSGNSLNGVNKYYAKLITYENNESYSSITTDYYSGDNILLAMEFNYYNPFTGNLVKEKSKEGIEKQFEYDLFGRVTKEYLIDEKEQKHLFKNYTYNINNEDVLEGYGTSSKRVQSLDGNIEFTVYDSLGRVISIYQKNHEENKFYLLKSYLYGVTGQKIEEKNYNIDAKNNLYFTVNYFQYDYLGREILKKQPSGIQSLTLYDDVEQTTTYQVKSSDKTIKYEKVIYNNNLKLPVREEYYNTKDNLVHQKNWIYDGFGNKIKFIDSNGSETFYEYNNLLQLVKISNAKLVSFFYSYDPLYLEKPVSISVMQNGKNKKLLAYQVFNELGQKIVDGDSFGKENRYTYDIKGNLITKLLKSGIKTDYYYDGLNNLIKAESMNHNIKDVSYYDYDPATLLLQSETNSIGKLKYNYDKNGNLLSVIYPDNRSISYLYDFYGKIISIKDIKDIETIYNYNYQTGLLESVQFLIPGQEDLKEVYFYDNLARLSLKIMPNKNMVRYDYNNMGQLSNMSYLASNNDLILGYSLAYHNNGNILSRERIEGGSSIIVSRENYHYDALNNLSEYRCEVNYCPKNSNGKSIVIQNFEFDDLNNINKIKTTSLDHEIDVIRYNYSEINPAQVVSIIHNDKEKIFEYNDDGQMIKDDQENQFFYNSSQKIEKIRFSNGNEITYNYLANGSLYFNRNHDNSYSYLYYHGNKVLNQLDSEKVTSYFLGTKNIIGHIDHAESGLNPLFYLTDQASSVIKVIDNKNENIHNFIYTLYGEATDLSTTQVSYNNKFSYGFNGELFDKTSGFQILGNGYRAYSPRLQRFIQYDEHSPFGKGGINGYIYANNNPIMFYDPTGEYAESILACSVLGAAIMGIGGTIYAAGSFFKWSMAVMKATSHLKLGWVGIGGLTGLSAGATGIASSVYGYKSTKASEAGDKNAADYYTKMSHDYLWSSFALGVFSAGTFFSLSEKARLLAERSSLLSERVRQQLLRVHNNSFVDSHTRAARNVSVGRSVSDVVRRTAEQTLTISARQRPISLSIASSMSSVSDDLSFHTPRGIASSMSSVSDMSYVPDGIISFLGWTWY, encoded by the coding sequence TTGGGTAAAGGATTTCGAGGTAGTGTTTCTGAAAATCAAGATAAGTTATTTTTTACTGCAAATAATTATGTTTATTCAAGCACAGAAAAAAAATTAGCTGCTGATCAAAAAATGTTAGAAACTGAGAGAACTTATAATCACTACCATTTATTATTGTCAGAAAAAACAAAACTAAATGGAAACCTTATTTTTTTAAAGGAATATGATTATCCTGAGTGGCAGAGCAAAAATTTTGATTCTCTTGATGAAAACTATAACTTGCCAGTTCAGATTAAAGCAACATACTTTAATAGAAATAACTTAAGAACTGAAGTAAGTAAATTTGCCTATGATAATTTTGGTAATCTTGTTCGACAAGAACTACCTAACGGAATAGTGAAAGAATATAGTTATCTTTCTCAAGATGAAACATTTAATAAAATGACTCATTTGTTAAAACAAGAAAAGCAATATTCTATTAATGATAACAAAGTAAAAATTATTGAAAATAAATATATAAATATTAAAAATTATAATAATAATTATATTCAATTATTAGAAGAAAAGATTTATGTAGTTTCTAGTATAAATTGCGCTAATGACGATAAAAATTGCGATTTTTTATATAGAAAAGAAAATTTTATTTATAATTTAGATTTCAATAAAAATAATTTTTTTACTTTGCCAAATAAAGTTGTTGTATCGGGTAATTCTTTAAATGGAGTCAATAAATACTATGCTAAATTGATAACGTATGAAAACAATGAGTCTTATTCTTCTATAACTACCGATTACTATTCTGGAGATAATATTCTACTTGCAATGGAGTTTAATTACTATAACCCTTTTACAGGGAATTTAGTAAAAGAAAAATCAAAAGAAGGAATAGAGAAACAATTTGAGTATGATTTATTTGGTAGAGTGACAAAAGAATATTTAATAGATGAAAAAGAGCAGAAGCATTTATTTAAAAATTATACTTATAACATTAATAATGAAGATGTTTTAGAGGGATATGGAACAAGTTCTAAGCGTGTTCAAAGTTTAGATGGAAACATTGAATTTACTGTATATGATTCTTTAGGAAGAGTGATTAGTATTTATCAAAAAAATCATGAAGAAAACAAATTTTATCTTTTGAAGTCTTATTTATATGGAGTAACCGGACAAAAAATTGAAGAAAAAAATTATAATATAGATGCCAAAAATAACTTATATTTTACTGTGAATTATTTTCAATATGATTATTTGGGTCGTGAAATTTTAAAAAAACAACCAAGCGGAATTCAAAGTTTAACACTATACGATGATGTGGAACAAACAACAACTTATCAAGTGAAGTCTAGTGATAAAACAATAAAATATGAAAAAGTAATATATAATAATAATCTTAAATTGCCTGTTCGCGAAGAGTATTATAATACAAAAGACAATTTGGTTCATCAAAAAAATTGGATTTATGATGGATTTGGAAATAAAATTAAATTTATAGATTCAAATGGTAGTGAAACATTTTATGAATACAATAATCTGTTGCAGTTAGTAAAAATTAGCAATGCAAAATTGGTTTCCTTTTTTTATTCTTATGATCCTTTGTATTTAGAAAAACCAGTCTCAATTTCTGTGATGCAAAATGGTAAAAATAAAAAATTGCTTGCATACCAGGTGTTTAATGAACTCGGGCAGAAAATAGTTGATGGGGATTCGTTTGGAAAAGAAAATAGATACACATATGATATTAAAGGCAATCTTATAACAAAATTATTAAAGTCGGGCATTAAAACTGATTATTATTATGATGGTTTAAATAACCTTATTAAAGCAGAATCTATGAATCATAATATAAAAGATGTTTCTTATTATGATTATGATCCTGCAACATTGTTATTGCAATCTGAAACAAATTCTATTGGAAAGTTAAAATACAACTACGATAAAAATGGTAATTTATTGTCCGTTATTTATCCTGATAACCGTAGTATTTCTTATTTATACGATTTTTATGGAAAAATAATTTCAATAAAAGATATTAAAGATATAGAAACAATTTACAATTATAATTATCAAACAGGCTTATTGGAGAGCGTGCAATTTTTGATTCCTGGGCAAGAAGATTTAAAAGAAGTTTATTTTTATGATAATCTTGCAAGATTATCGTTAAAAATTATGCCTAATAAAAATATGGTTCGCTATGATTACAATAACATGGGCCAATTATCAAATATGAGTTATTTAGCGAGCAATAATGATTTAATATTAGGATATTCTTTGGCCTACCATAATAATGGTAACATTTTATCGAGAGAGAGAATTGAGGGTGGTAGCAGCATAATAGTATCAAGAGAAAATTATCACTACGATGCTTTGAATAATTTATCGGAGTACCGTTGTGAAGTTAATTATTGTCCAAAAAATTCTAATGGGAAATCTATTGTTATACAAAATTTTGAATTTGATGATTTAAATAATATTAATAAAATAAAGACAACATCATTGGATCATGAAATTGATGTAATTCGTTATAATTATTCTGAAATAAATCCTGCACAAGTTGTTTCAATTATTCATAACGATAAGGAGAAAATTTTTGAATACAATGATGATGGTCAAATGATAAAAGATGATCAAGAGAATCAATTTTTTTACAATTCTTCTCAAAAAATTGAAAAAATTAGATTTTCAAATGGTAATGAAATAACATATAATTATCTTGCAAATGGATCGTTGTATTTTAATAGAAATCATGACAATAGTTATTCCTATCTCTATTATCATGGTAATAAGGTATTAAATCAGTTAGATAGTGAAAAAGTAACAAGCTATTTTTTAGGCACCAAAAATATAATTGGTCATATTGACCATGCAGAATCGGGATTAAATCCATTATTTTATTTAACCGATCAAGCTAGTAGTGTTATTAAGGTTATAGATAATAAAAATGAAAATATTCATAATTTTATTTATACTCTTTATGGTGAAGCAACAGATTTATCAACAACACAAGTAAGTTATAATAATAAATTTTCTTATGGGTTTAATGGTGAACTGTTTGATAAAACATCCGGTTTTCAAATTTTAGGCAACGGGTATAGAGCCTATAGTCCTAGATTGCAACGTTTTATTCAGTATGACGAGCATTCTCCATTTGGCAAAGGTGGTATAAATGGTTATATTTATGCAAACAATAACCCTATTATGTTTTATGATCCAACTGGAGAATATGCTGAGAGTATTTTAGCGTGCAGTGTGCTTGGTGCAGCAATTATGGGGATTGGTGGCACTATTTATGCCGCTGGCTCATTTTTTAAATGGAGTATGGCAGTAATGAAAGCCACATCACACTTAAAGCTTGGATGGGTTGGCATAGGGGGTTTAACTGGTCTCTCAGCAGGAGCAACAGGTATTGCATCGAGTGTGTATGGTTATAAATCAACGAAGGCGTCAGAGGCTGGTGATAAAAATGCAGCAGATTATTATACCAAAATGTCCCATGATTACCTCTGGAGTTCTTTTGCTTTAGGGGTTTTTAGTGCCGGAACTTTTTTTTCTCTTTCAGAGAAAGCTAGGTTGCTTGCAGAGAGATCTAGCCTTCTTTCAGAGAGAGTTAGGCAGCAGCTTTTAAGAGTCCATAATAATTCTTTTGTGGATAGTCATACTAGGGCCGCTCGAAATGTATCCGTGGGTCGAAGTGTCTCCGATGTAGTAAGACGAACCGCAGAGCAAACACTTACTATATCCGCTAGACAAAGGCCTATATCACTTAGCATAGCAAGTTCTATGTCATCTGTATCAGATGATTTATCATTTCATACACCACGTGGCATAGCAAGTTCTATGTCATCTGTATCAGATATGTCATATGTACCAGATGGTATTATATCATTTTTGGGGTGGACGTGGTATTAA
- a CDS encoding dicarboxylate/amino acid:cation symporter, whose translation MIKNIKKILLNHWTIISSMSCAIIFGVFFPETAKKFNIIGDIYLDFLQITVIPIMMTALICGFFNIFHSSDSLYYLKKLTIIFIAIMVGTTGLSVTLSLVFSPGSNLNNETIELLNNSIGKSESILKNLPISPQQNGFINFFQNTLPVNIVKSIYERKDLSILIFSIMLGIALGITKSPNVNVAISFFDAIFLAFMKIVNILLYALPFGIFFLISGFISNVGIDTLKSLFDLIALIYVITIIIFVTLLIIMAKIKKIPIIQIIKKLKNPYLIAFSTSSSFAAMPAAMLALTNEFKIDKKNVELVMPLGVSIFKPGIMIRSITIAIFLMNLYHIPINFTSIVTLFFTSLATSLASTAGPAILSATMFGIVLSPLGIPPAIGIFLLLSIEPLVDPVTTTLNIQSNCAITFMVAKKD comes from the coding sequence ATGATTAAAAATATAAAAAAAATTCTTTTAAATCACTGGACTATTATTTCATCTATGTCTTGTGCAATTATTTTTGGAGTTTTTTTTCCAGAAACAGCAAAAAAATTTAATATCATTGGTGATATATATTTGGATTTTTTACAAATTACAGTTATACCAATTATGATGACAGCTCTAATTTGTGGATTTTTTAATATTTTTCATAGTAGTGATTCTTTATATTACTTAAAAAAACTAACCATTATTTTTATAGCTATTATGGTTGGAACTACAGGATTATCTGTTACCTTATCTTTGGTGTTTTCTCCTGGATCAAATTTAAACAACGAAACTATCGAATTACTTAATAATAGTATTGGAAAATCTGAAAGTATATTAAAAAACCTCCCGATTTCACCACAACAAAATGGATTTATTAATTTTTTTCAAAATACTTTACCAGTTAATATTGTAAAATCTATTTATGAACGAAAAGATTTATCAATTTTAATATTTTCTATTATGCTTGGTATTGCTTTAGGAATAACTAAAAGCCCAAATGTTAATGTTGCGATTTCTTTTTTTGATGCTATTTTTTTGGCGTTTATGAAAATAGTAAATATTCTTCTTTACGCTCTACCATTTGGAATATTTTTTCTTATATCTGGTTTTATTTCCAATGTCGGAATAGATACTTTAAAATCTCTTTTTGATTTGATTGCACTAATATATGTTATTACAATCATAATTTTTGTTACATTATTAATAATAATGGCAAAAATAAAAAAAATTCCTATTATTCAAATTATAAAAAAATTAAAAAATCCTTACCTTATTGCATTTAGTACCTCAAGTAGTTTTGCTGCTATGCCTGCAGCCATGCTTGCATTAACGAATGAATTTAAAATTGATAAAAAAAATGTTGAACTTGTTATGCCGCTAGGAGTAAGTATTTTTAAACCAGGAATTATGATTCGCAGTATAACTATAGCAATATTTTTAATGAATCTTTATCATATTCCAATTAATTTCACTTCAATTGTAACGCTGTTTTTTACAAGTTTGGCAACATCTTTAGCAAGCACTGCTGGTCCTGCTATTTTAAGCGCAACAATGTTTGGCATTGTATTATCACCACTTGGAATTCCCCCAGCCATTGGAATATTTTTATTGCTCAGCATTGAGCCACTTGTTGATCCTGTAACAACAACGCTGAACATTCAAAGCAACTGCGCCATAACTTTTATGGTGGCAAAGAAAGATTAA
- a CDS encoding ABC transporter substrate-binding protein — protein MNFNIKKIIFFFLYLIILFFNYNLFAEVPADIKKIIQKGKLVVAINSVDYPPFFYHNKHGNFEGYDIELANDIAKFLGVKVEFNRSAGTFQDVVKLVQDEHADIAISAISATLSRGLNVRFSEPYLTPNQCLILNRILEVKIGNKVKLNNDQLKVAVLSNSSYEDFFQQNILYFDNIFKTKEFIKYNSLDKILKDVTEEKILGFYADEIYANHIIKNKKIANIYVRKKIITDATDPISIAINWNSPNLAEWINLYIKKLKQSGKTKYLNNKYLRENND, from the coding sequence ATGAATTTTAATATAAAAAAAATAATATTTTTTTTTCTGTACTTAATTATTTTATTTTTTAATTACAATTTATTTGCAGAAGTACCTGCTGATATAAAAAAAATAATTCAAAAAGGAAAATTAGTTGTCGCTATAAATAGCGTGGATTACCCTCCATTTTTTTATCACAACAAACATGGAAATTTTGAAGGATATGATATAGAATTAGCAAATGATATTGCTAAATTTCTTGGCGTTAAAGTTGAATTCAATAGAAGCGCTGGTACTTTTCAGGATGTTGTAAAACTTGTTCAAGATGAACATGCTGACATCGCAATTAGCGCCATTAGTGCAACATTATCTCGTGGTCTTAACGTTCGTTTTTCTGAGCCATACTTAACACCAAACCAGTGTTTAATATTAAATAGAATATTAGAAGTAAAAATTGGTAATAAAGTAAAACTTAATAATGATCAATTAAAAGTTGCTGTGCTTAGCAACTCATCATATGAAGATTTCTTTCAGCAAAACATCTTATATTTTGATAATATTTTTAAAACTAAGGAATTTATAAAGTATAACTCTCTTGATAAAATATTAAAAGATGTTACTGAAGAAAAAATATTAGGGTTTTACGCTGATGAAATTTATGCAAATCATATTATTAAAAATAAAAAAATTGCAAATATTTATGTAAGAAAAAAAATAATTACTGATGCAACAGACCCAATATCCATTGCAATCAATTGGAACAGCCCTAATCTTGCAGAATGGATTAACCTCTATATTAAAAAGCTCAAGCAATCAGGAAAAACAAAGTATTTAAATAATAAATATTTAAGAGAAAATAATGATTAA
- the fliG gene encoding flagellar motor switch protein FliG, translated as MAIKYTGPQKAAILLLAFGEEISAEIFKHMTEFEIKRIGSAMSRLGRVDSDAIDAVMEEFYQILQSNKKYFLGSNDFTKRLIESAFKSDQASALIDELSLTSNANLESLELIDPKTLANFLRSEHPQTMALILAHLDPKKFGECLKILPESLHTELILRVASLESVSPEIIDEIDDVLRNEIQRLGNVTSSKVGGIDPIVEMLNLMDKATEENILDRLEERDPDLAENIRKLMFVFDDLVKIDDRGIQTVLREVKPEQLKLALKTASEGVKELIYKNMSQKAAENLKEEMAIAGPAKISDVEQAQFAIVQIARRLSDEGKIVISASGENALV; from the coding sequence GTGGCAATTAAGTATACGGGGCCACAGAAAGCGGCAATTTTGCTTTTAGCTTTTGGTGAAGAAATTTCTGCTGAAATTTTTAAACACATGACCGAATTTGAAATTAAGAGAATTGGTAGCGCAATGAGCCGACTAGGAAGAGTCGATAGCGATGCCATCGATGCAGTCATGGAAGAATTTTATCAAATACTCCAGTCTAATAAAAAGTATTTTTTAGGTAGTAATGATTTTACAAAAAGACTCATTGAATCAGCCTTTAAAAGCGATCAAGCAAGTGCCTTAATTGATGAACTCTCTTTAACCTCTAACGCCAATTTAGAATCACTAGAATTGATTGACCCTAAAACATTAGCAAATTTCTTGCGATCTGAGCATCCACAAACAATGGCTCTCATTTTAGCACATTTAGATCCCAAAAAATTTGGAGAATGTTTAAAAATATTACCAGAAAGTTTACACACAGAATTAATTTTAAGGGTTGCGAGTTTAGAAAGTGTATCTCCAGAAATTATAGATGAAATTGATGACGTGTTACGAAATGAAATTCAGCGATTAGGTAATGTAACAAGTTCAAAGGTTGGAGGAATCGATCCAATAGTTGAAATGTTGAATCTTATGGATAAGGCAACAGAAGAAAATATATTGGATAGACTCGAAGAACGGGATCCTGATTTAGCAGAAAATATTAGAAAGTTGATGTTTGTCTTTGATGACCTTGTTAAAATTGATGATCGTGGAATTCAAACAGTGTTACGAGAAGTGAAACCAGAACAATTAAAACTTGCATTAAAAACCGCATCTGAAGGAGTTAAAGAATTAATTTATAAAAATATGTCGCAGAAAGCGGCGGAAAACTTAAAAGAAGAAATGGCAATAGCTGGTCCTGCTAAAATTTCTGATGTTGAACAAGCGCAATTTGCGATTGTTCAAATTGCGCGTCGGTTAAGTGATGAAGGCAAAATTGTTATTTCTGCAAGCGGTGAAAATGCTCTAGTTTAA
- a CDS encoding FliH/SctL family protein produces the protein MNGKRGKLIKKADEKAMSMLDVERYPWMHFNEQSIIYADNLKRTVIQEKMHDPQEIREKISIPRDFTNLLGPKTRPLLPRDMTEDFKKAQRELLKRRRRKMMDEEEAMALELAELEQHEIHNTLRNRSSSKKKPNESLFKKFIPSTELEAETNTNQAEDNSQNNEVQAAPPPMPQSAKQAPIIENNKAPEQVKDTVPHTGFQESFEKEQREGFDQGYQKGLEEGKQQGHAEGRTLGYEEGAAEGFRSGEERGMKAAETKYERTFKNITDSVNHIEDLKSVTLQKGKDLFIEITKLCAERILSEQLKSSDTALTKLFDDVIKSYASSKMLNINMNPNDVHRIQKHIETLSEKDKVQIKENINLEEGHFEIETETGAAMFDIKKSIDNIVQKLKPELFEEQNENNPESNNNTKKAS, from the coding sequence GTGAACGGAAAAAGAGGTAAACTAATAAAAAAAGCCGATGAAAAAGCAATGAGCATGCTCGACGTGGAAAGATATCCATGGATGCATTTTAATGAACAAAGTATAATTTATGCAGACAATCTCAAGCGAACAGTCATTCAAGAAAAAATGCATGATCCTCAAGAAATTCGAGAAAAAATCTCGATACCTCGAGATTTTACAAATTTGCTAGGACCAAAAACAAGACCTTTGCTTCCAAGGGATATGACAGAGGATTTTAAAAAAGCACAAAGAGAACTGCTGAAGCGCCGTAGACGCAAAATGATGGATGAAGAAGAGGCAATGGCCTTAGAACTTGCAGAACTTGAGCAACATGAAATTCATAATACTCTTAGAAATAGAAGTTCGAGCAAAAAAAAACCAAATGAAAGTTTATTTAAAAAATTTATCCCAAGCACGGAATTGGAGGCAGAAACAAATACAAATCAAGCCGAAGATAATAGCCAAAATAATGAAGTGCAGGCAGCTCCTCCGCCAATGCCGCAATCAGCAAAACAAGCACCAATTATAGAAAATAACAAAGCTCCTGAACAGGTAAAAGATACCGTTCCACACACAGGTTTTCAGGAGAGTTTTGAAAAAGAACAACGCGAAGGTTTTGACCAGGGGTATCAAAAAGGCTTAGAAGAAGGAAAACAGCAGGGGCATGCAGAAGGTCGCACACTTGGTTATGAAGAAGGTGCTGCAGAAGGTTTTCGCAGTGGCGAAGAAAGAGGGATGAAGGCTGCAGAAACTAAATATGAGCGAACTTTTAAAAATATTACTGATTCAGTAAATCATATAGAAGATCTAAAATCTGTAACCTTACAAAAAGGAAAAGATTTATTTATAGAAATTACAAAGCTTTGTGCAGAAAGAATTTTAAGCGAGCAATTAAAAAGTAGTGATACAGCTTTAACAAAATTATTTGATGATGTTATTAAATCTTATGCATCTTCTAAAATGCTAAATATTAATATGAATCCAAACGATGTTCATAGAATTCAAAAACATATAGAAACACTCAGCGAAAAAGATAAGGTTCAAATTAAAGAAAATATAAATTTGGAAGAAGGTCATTTTGAAATTGAAACCGAAACTGGTGCAGCGATGTTTGATATTAAAAAAAGTATAGACAATATCGTGCAAAAACTAAAGCCAGAATTATTTGAAGAACAAAATGAAAATAATCCTGAATCAAATAATAATACAAAGAAAGCCTCTTAA
- a CDS encoding FliI/YscN family ATPase, whose protein sequence is MFSNHAIAKVKQEREKRLVQESFEKYGKVIQIVGTVIEVTLVDVPLGARVRIFNRERSFSIEGEVVGFRKEKSLVVPFSDPIGVCANSLVQCVEREQKIRVGDHLIGRIIDGYGCPMVGESFVPNQGVLYSIIREPLNPLIRKRIETPFDTGIRCLNGLLTFGEGQRVGIMAGSGVGKSVLLGMISRYSNSDVNVITLIGERGREVREFLEENLGPEGMKKSVVVVSTGDQSPLSRVRAAHVGTAIAEYFRESGKKVLLLMDSLTRVAMAQREIGLSVGEPPTTKGYTPSVFSLLPKLLERAGNSSSKGSLTGIYTVLVEGDDFNDPVSDSARSILDGHINLSRILAERNHFPAIDILSSASRVMVDIVSQQHLTQVSYLRDLMAEFQKNEDLISIGAYSTGVNPKLDKAIKLLPKIEAYLKQDRTITCNFNESLAGLNELFIEDNS, encoded by the coding sequence ATGTTTTCTAATCATGCGATTGCAAAAGTAAAACAAGAAAGAGAAAAAAGGTTAGTACAAGAAAGTTTTGAAAAATATGGTAAAGTGATTCAAATTGTAGGAACTGTTATTGAAGTTACTTTAGTTGATGTTCCTTTAGGGGCTCGTGTTCGTATTTTTAATCGTGAACGAAGTTTTTCAATTGAAGGTGAAGTTGTTGGATTTAGAAAAGAAAAGTCTCTAGTGGTTCCTTTTTCTGATCCTATTGGTGTGTGTGCTAATTCTTTAGTGCAGTGCGTTGAACGCGAGCAAAAAATAAGAGTTGGAGATCATTTGATTGGGAGAATTATCGATGGGTATGGTTGTCCTATGGTAGGAGAATCATTTGTGCCCAATCAAGGCGTTTTGTATTCTATCATTCGTGAACCTTTAAATCCATTAATCAGAAAACGCATTGAGACTCCCTTCGATACAGGAATTCGCTGTTTAAATGGTTTATTAACCTTCGGTGAAGGGCAACGTGTTGGAATTATGGCAGGCTCCGGAGTTGGCAAAAGTGTTTTATTAGGAATGATTTCTCGTTATTCCAATTCTGATGTCAATGTGATTACCTTAATTGGCGAAAGAGGTCGCGAAGTTCGAGAGTTTCTCGAAGAAAACCTTGGCCCAGAAGGCATGAAAAAAAGTGTGGTTGTGGTGTCAACGGGCGATCAATCTCCTCTCAGTCGTGTTCGAGCAGCCCATGTTGGCACTGCAATTGCAGAGTATTTTCGAGAGTCTGGTAAAAAAGTTTTGTTATTAATGGATTCTCTGACTCGAGTGGCAATGGCACAAAGGGAGATTGGCCTTTCTGTGGGAGAACCACCAACAACCAAAGGTTACACTCCTTCAGTGTTTTCTCTGCTTCCTAAACTCTTGGAAAGAGCTGGCAATAGCAGTTCTAAAGGATCGCTAACAGGAATTTATACTGTGTTGGTTGAAGGGGATGACTTTAATGATCCTGTTAGCGATTCTGCGCGTAGTATTTTAGATGGCCATATAAACTTATCCCGTATTCTTGCAGAACGAAACCATTTTCCTGCGATTGATATTTTATCAAGTGCGAGCCGTGTTATGGTTGATATTGTCAGTCAACAGCATTTGACTCAAGTGAGTTATTTACGCGATCTTATGGCAGAATTTCAAAAAAATGAAGATTTAATTAGTATTGGCGCATATTCTACCGGAGTCAATCCAAAATTGGATAAGGCGATTAAACTTCTCCCTAAAATTGAAGCATATTTAAAACAAGATAGAACTATAACTTGTAACTTTAATGAATCTTTAGCAGGGCTTAATGAATTGTTTATTGAGGATAATTCATGA
- a CDS encoding magnesium transporter MgtE N-terminal domain-containing protein, which translates to MRLNLFAIFISLWLPIFIFAQNLPTIPKGELTASEAMRIRDEFEVIKQDIEQKLVRLEEAKKAYDQAKLDVDAQLKKVQEEKRLLDETLQKEKKLKEARVKEAVEFVSKMEPRKVAPVMDSMDRDLVIAMLSKLPPRQVTKLLENSSPAKATQFLEYYTRIRSGREFEMLRELGLCSPSKDKNEEKTPSPPK; encoded by the coding sequence ATGAGATTAAATCTATTTGCAATATTTATTAGCCTATGGTTGCCAATTTTTATTTTTGCACAAAATTTGCCAACGATTCCTAAAGGAGAGTTGACAGCATCAGAAGCAATGAGAATAAGAGATGAGTTTGAGGTGATTAAGCAAGACATTGAACAAAAACTTGTGAGGCTAGAAGAAGCAAAAAAAGCCTATGATCAAGCTAAATTAGATGTAGACGCCCAATTAAAAAAAGTTCAAGAAGAAAAAAGGTTACTTGACGAAACGCTTCAAAAAGAGAAAAAACTGAAAGAGGCGAGAGTGAAAGAAGCCGTCGAGTTCGTATCTAAAATGGAGCCGCGTAAAGTTGCCCCTGTTATGGATTCGATGGATAGAGACTTGGTGATTGCAATGTTAAGCAAATTGCCGCCACGTCAAGTGACAAAACTTTTAGAAAACTCGAGTCCAGCAAAAGCGACACAATTTTTAGAGTACTATACCCGCATCCGTTCAGGCAGAGAGTTTGAAATGCTTAGAGAGTTAGGGTTATGTTCTCCTAGCAAGGATAAAAATGAAGAAAAAACCCCATCGCCACCAAAGTAA